GGTGGAAAAACTATCATTCCAGTAACCCCGTTCTTGCCAAAAGATGGCAACAAAAAGCTCTTATGACTTTGTCAAGTATTAATGGTTCTAGTTCTAATACTACCTTCAGCGCCAGCTCTCCATTAGTTGTTTTCATCAATAATCCAATCAAAAAAAGTCCTCCATTAGTGATTTTTTAATCATAAGTACATGTTTATTATAATATAATAGGCACACCTAATGATTTTGTCAGCTTTGCGAATATGAACTATAGTTTAACGCTGGGTTTGATATGTTTATAGCTAAGTTGGCCTTGACAAACTAACCAGTTTATGAGATGATATATCATGGCTTTCGAAAGATTTACCAATACAAATAAGAGCTTTATTTCAAAGGTTTCAATTAGATCCAACGGACAAATAGGATTTAGTCAGGGGCTCATCCACAAGTTTCATCTAGAGAGCTTTAAGTTTGGGGTTCTGTTCTATGATAAAGATGAAGGGAAAGTTGGAATACAGTTAACCAATGATGAAAAAGAAAGCGGTATTTGTAAGCTACAAGTTAGACCCCAAAATGCGTCACTTTCAGCTAAAGCTTTTCTCGATTTTTTTGATTTGGATTATCAGGAAACTCGAAGTTACCCCATGCAATGGGATGAAGAAAACAAGATGATTATAGTAAATCTTAAAGATTACAAAAAAGCCACCGTGTAAGGTGGCTTTTTGTATAGGTGGAGATGGGACAGCCCAATTCCACGTTATTTTTGTGCAATAAGAATAATGTAATTGGTATCTCCTTTTATGTCAATCCAGACTTGTTATTGCTGTCCCTGGATGAGTCTACAAACAAAAGGAGGGTACTGAATGTTCAGTATCTTTAAGGGGCGCGACGGCCTTTTTTATTGGCATATAAAAGCCAAGAATGGGGAAATCGTTGCTCAAAGCGAGGGATACAGGACTGAGCAATCCGCCAGAGATGGTGCAAACTCAGCAATACGTATTGTCCTTGAGCATTACCGTTGAACTGAAAGGCGGGGTTTCGGCCCCGCCTTTTCTTTTTCGCGAGGTAAAGCTATTCAATGCCAAATATTTCCAAATTGTTTTGTTAATAAAATTAGGTCCTGCCTATTCAAATCATTACTCCAAATACTTTCTTCTCTCCAATTCCAATACCAATCTATATATTTTAATGAGCCGTGCGTAGTTTTCTCCCAAGAAGAAGTTTGATGCACCTGCTTGAAATCTGATCTACATAAAATAATGAAGCAGCAACGAGCTACATTTTCAGAGTCAGAGTTGAGACTATCTAATACGGAATTAATGCAGGTTCTTTTCCCTAAAATGAGTGCTTCGCAAACGGCTGATTGAAGTGAGGGTTGGTTTTTTATCAGAGATAACAATTTTTGTGTTTCTTCCGGACCATTTATACACTTAGAAAGGGAAATGATGGCATGGTTTTTAACATTGGTCTCCTTGTCGCTCAAGGACGGAATAACGTTGTCAATATTCGATTTTAGTTCTCCGAGGTTCCATACTGCTGCTGCTCTTACCTCAACATGGTTTGAATCAGCGGCAATTTTTGTCAGCAATTCAATGGCAGTCTGGCTGCCTATCTCACTGAAAATAAATACCGACTCCATAGACCATTGTGCATTCTCATCGTTACCAATGGCTGTGCTACTAAGAAGAATCTTCAAAGCTATTGGATCATTTGCATATTTAAATAAAATGCCTGCTACTTCTAACTTCAGCCTTAAATCAGCATTATTAAGCAAAATTTTCAACATATCGTAGTTCGAGAGGAAATTATCTTTATCGATAGCTTTTATAGCAGCATATAAATCTGGGAGTATTTGCGAGCTATCCAAATTTATGTTCCATGTTTTTCCCCTACACTTCAGATCGACCTGTTTCGTTGGTGCCCCACAAGCAATTTGATCTTCTGCACTGAATTTGTACCCAATAGGAAAATAGCAAAGTTTGCCTTTCAGTCTGTAAGAATAATTTCGGCCAATATCATATTTTACTTTTAAAAACTCCTCAGCTTGTTCAATAGTTCCCGCATAATTTGGAACCCAGGATGGCCATTGAAGGTCCCTTTCTGCGCCTTCGGAAGCAGATTTTGGCGGGCCTAGCTTTGCTTTACTTTGAGATGCTCTTAAGGATTGAACTGAGAAAGCATTGATTGGTCGGCTAGTTGTAATCTCTTCATCTGGTCTGCACAGAAGGAAAATGACTATATCTTCATCTCTCAAACCGCTATCCCAATACCGATCAGGGTTCGATTGAGCATGGCTCATTTTAATTTCAAGTTTGCTCTTCGCTCGAACCTCAAAACGAGTGCCACAATTAACGCATAATAAGTCAGGCAGTCTTAATCTCTTGATTTTGGTTGCCCAAATTTTATTTGAACTGGAATATCTCTCTAACTCAACAATGTTATGTCCTTTAGACTCCAGCACTTTCCAGGCGTGCCGTGTCCCCAAGGCTCCCATAGTCACAAATCTAAGAAAGCTCGCATTTTCTTTAAGTCCCATTATTGTCCTTTAGTGCAAAAGAAATCATTGATAGTTTTATTCAAAGCGCGAGCTATACGTTCAATATTATCAATAGAAATATTACGTTCCGCTCTCTCAACAGCACCAATATAAGTTCTGTGTAGACCTGCTAGTTCGGCAAGTTTTTCTTGAGAAAGGGATTGATCGGTGCGAAATTTTCTTAGATTTGCCGCAAACAATTTTCGAGCAGTTAAAACATTCGACTTCCTAGACATGAATATTCATTTCTGATAATGCACTCTATAAGTCTACAGACTATAAGTAGCACTTGAGTTTTTACTGGGATCTGCTAAGAGACACATATGCAAGAAATTAAACCTTTAATGCCGACGACCATTCAGCCTGCTTATACTACAGAATTTGGCGCAACGTATTGTGGAGATTCACAAATACTTTTAAAAGAATTGCCAGATAATTCAGTTGATTTGGTTCTAACTAGCCCTCCTTTTGCACTGCAAAGACAAAAATCCTATGGAAATAAAGATCAGTCAGAATATGTAGATTGGTTACTTGAATTTTGTAAAGTGGTTCACGCAAAACTTAAAAATACGGGCAGTTTTGTAATTGATATGGGAGGAGCATATCAAAAAGGACTTCCAATTCGTAGCCTTTATAATTTTAGGTTCTTATTACGTGTTTGTGATGAACTTGGCTTTTTTTTGGCGGAAGAATTTTATTGGTATAACCCTTCCAAATTACCTAGTCCCATTGAATGGGTAAATAAGAGAAAAATAAGAGCTAAAGATGCTGTTAACACAGTTTGGTGGCTTAGTAAAACTGAATGGCCCCAAGCG
The sequence above is a segment of the Deltaproteobacteria bacterium GWA2_45_12 genome. Coding sequences within it:
- a CDS encoding transcriptional regulator, which produces MSRKSNVLTARKLFAANLRKFRTDQSLSQEKLAELAGLHRTYIGAVERAERNISIDNIERIARALNKTINDFFCTKGQ